ATAATAATCGTAAGGCAAGCTTAAAACTCTATCTTGTTACAAAACATTAAACAGATGTTACGTTTTGACACATACTTTAACTTTTGTTTCTTTTTTATATTAAAATTAGGTAAGTACTTTTTTTAATATCATTTACGTTCAGCAATAATCTATAAAAAAGAATAGTTGAAATTATATTGCCATTTTCATCGGTAAATTATTTTCATTCTATTAAACTACGTTAATTTGAATGTCAAATCCGTTTAACAGGAGTTTGGTGATGAATAGCGCCATTCATGTAATCGTTAAAAACGATAATGTCTTTAAGAATAAACTGAAATCAAAGATGGAATCTTTTGATTTTATTTTTAAATTCTATAATGATGAAGAGGTATTTATTAGTACTTATACTTACCCTAAAGAAGAAAATGCAAAGGATTGTGTTTTATTATTCGTAGGCAATAACTCAAATCATATTAATAAATTAAAAAACCTTACTCAATCTTTAGCCGTTGTCCCTGTTATCGTCATCGCTGAAGAGCCTTCAGCGGCACTATGCAGAGACTGTTTCAAGGCTGGAGCCTTTGATTTCTATGCATTTCCATTTGATGACAGAGTGTTTCTAAGCGCTATTCAAGGAGCGAATGAGCACTTTGATAAACAAAATGAAAATCATAAAAAATATATTTATTTAGCCGATAAATTCGACCGTCTCTCAGCAAGAGAGCGTGAAATTATGGACATGATTTTAGACGGAAACACCAGCCGGGAAACGGCTGAAAAACTGTCATTATCACCAAGAACCGTAGAAGTACACCGTTCAAATATTTATACAAAACTAGGAATAAAGTCATTACCTCAACTAATCCAAGAGTATGAATATATTAATACTTATTCTGAAAATACTTAATTATCCTTATTCACCAGCCCCCCTTCCTGCCTAATGGTTTATCAAAAAATCATTAGGCATTTTTTCATCCTCACAATTATCCAAGAAAATATAATTAAATTTAGATTTTTATTTAGATGATTATTTAGTTTAACCATTTAACTTAACTATACACTTAACTTTCCACTTAACTTTCCACTTAACTTTCCACTTAACTATTCGGTTAACTATTTTTCACTATCAAACTTAGCATAACGATTATGCTTTCTATTTCTATTTATTCATTTATCACCCTAAAATAACTATTTTTTAGTCAATAGTGGAAAATTAAATAAATTGCACTATCATTTTTATACAGGGAAACTGTTACTCTAGTTATCAATAACAAAAATCACATTTATAGCTAAATATAAAATTAATATATTTAGTTTAAAATAAAATATAAACCTATATATACCCCCATCGCCATTTACTCCAGCTGTGAGTAAGTGTATTCACTGAAATAAAAATCTATAACATCAAATTAAAACCAATTCCTAAAAAAAAGCGTACTGAGATCAACATACTTACCGACAAGATAAGTTGATAATCTTAGCTCTTTTTCATTTATTCTCTTTCGTTTCGCTGCAAGGCGTGACTGAGCCCACAATCAATATACATTGATATGTTGGGCTTAGTGATTACCGTAAGGCTGTGTGATTTGAATGCTTCGAACGTTTTCGGCATTGCTGCTAAAAATTAGTAGAAGCTTTTTTTATCAGCGGGGTTAGAGCTTGTATTCGCGAATATCAATCTGATACTGCTTCAACTTACGCCACAGTGTCGTACGTCCCATATTTAACGCTTGATGCATCTCCTGAATTTTTCCGCCGTAAGCCAGCGCGGCTTCGATAATTAATGCTTTTTCCACTTCATGGATGTTCAAGTCATGGAACAGATTATGCCCGTGAGTCTTCTCTGAAAGTTTTTGCCAGTAAAAGTGACACTTCAGCTTTTCACTGATTTCTCGCCCTAAGGTAAGAGTGAGTGCTAACAATATATTGCTGCTACTTGACTCCCCACGTAACACCAACGTGGCGAGCAAGCGCGTTTCATCATAAATAGGGGCGAAATAGTAAGTATGTCCTTGTGAGTTAATCGGCTGGTCATCTAGTGAAGTGACCTGTATTTGAGAGAATATCCAAGATGGCAACATGGCGCTGCTGTCTGATTTGCGGTTAGACCATAAGGTTTGACCGTATTTATCCAACAACATTCCTTCAATGTCGAAATCATGGATAGGTGATAAACCACTTGTGATGGCTTCACTTGCCAGTTGTATCAATAACTCCGGATTAATGGAGCATGATGATTTTTCTGTAAGCTGTGCGAGTTTGGGAATTGTGAAATCAATAGTCATAATCAGCCTTATTCTTCGATAAGTATTCTCCCTGATTATGTCAAGTTATCAGTTAAGTTTTATATCCTAGATCAAGTTATGATTTGATTGATTTTGGCGGGATGATATAGATCAAGTATTTGAAAAGTAGAAAAAACCTAAAATAGTGGATTATATCGAAAAAAGCCTGCGAAAGTGATCCGCAGGCTAAATTTCGAGCTAGATAATAGCCTGTTTTTTATTCGGTAACAACGGTGCCCCACAGGTCATATTCATCAGCATGCTCAATCAGCACTTTAACGATATCCCCTGCTTTCACATCAAACTCGCCATTGAGGTACACCATACCGTCAATTTCTGGCGCATCGGCCATACTACGACCTACAGCACCTTCGTCATCGACTTCGTCGATAATAACCAACAGTTCACGACCCACTTTCTCTTGTAAGCGCTGAGTTGATATCTCTTGCTGAAGCTGCATAAAGCGATGATAACGCTCTTCTTTAACCTCTTCAGGGACTTGGTCAGCCAGTTCATTTGCTTTTGCGCCTTCAACTGGGCTGTATTTAAAGCAACCGACTCTATCTAATCGAGCTTCTTGTAAGAAATCCAACAGCATTTGGAAATCTTCTTCTGTTTCACCTGGGAAGCCGACAATAAACGTCGAACGCAATGTCAGCTCAGGGCAAATTTCACGCCAGCGCTTAATACGCTCTAACGTTCTTTCTACCGCTCCTGGGCGTTTCATCAGTTTTAAAATTTTCGGGCTGGCATGCTGTAATGGAATATCCAAGTAAGGTAATACTTTACCTTCTGCCATTAATGGGATCACATCATCAACATGTGGGTATGGATAAACGTAATGCAGACGAATCCAAACACCCATAGAAGCTAACTGTTCGCATAATCCAACCATGCTGGTTTTCACCGGCTGACCATCCCAGAACCCAGTACGGTGTTTAACATCCACACCATAAGCAGAAGTATCTTGAGAAATCACCAGTAACTCTTTAACGCCTGATTCCACTAAACGCTTGGCTTCATTTAATACATCACCAATAGCACGGCTATCTAAGTCACCACGCATAGAAGGGATGATGCAGAAAGTGCAACGGTGGTTACAGCCTTCGGATATTTTTAAGTAAGCATAATGTTTTGGCGTTAATTTTACGCCTTGCTCTGGGACTAGACTAAAGAACGGATCATGCTCTGGTTTTGGCACATAGTGGTGAACGTGATTTAACACTTGTTCATAACTATGTGGGCCCGTAATTTCTAATACCTTCGGGTGAACTTCACGGATTTGGTTCTCTTTTGCGCCCAGGCACCCTGTCACAATCACTTTACCATTTTCGTTCAACGCTTCGCCGATAGCTTCTAACGATTCTTGAACGGCACTATCAATAAAGCCACAGGTATTCACGATAACCAGATCGGCATCGTCATAGCTAGGAACGACTTGGTAACCATCAGTACGCAGCTCCGTTAAGATACGCTCTGAGTCAACGAGGTTTTTTGGACAGCCAAGCGAAACAAAGCCAATCTTTGGCACTGAATTCGTATTTTGCGACATAGCTCACTTCTTTATTATGTTATAGATATTGTTTTAAAAAATGGGCTGGATTTTACCTGAAGTATAGCGGGAATTGTATATTTTTTTGGCGATGGAAATGACAAAACAGTTACTTGTGCAGTTAATCCTATTGATGCCGATAGCATTATTTAACACATTAATAATGAGATATTTCTAATGAAGAAACTACTGCTCCTATCCATACTTTTTAGCTCATCACTCTATGCCTCTGAAGCTGATGTTGGAAAAGTATGTAAAGCAGCTTCCGCTGCAATGTTTGGTCGTGATCATAAAATCATGCAATTAGAGAAAATTGAATCTGCAGTTGCATATGTACACTACATCAGACCTGTTGACGGAACACTGTGGGCAATTAAGTGCAAGCTAATAGGTAATCAAGTGATGTGGGCATCTAACAACCCAGATAGTATCGGGCGTTGGAGAGATGATCCATTAGATGAAAAGGTATTTTATAACGTTAAAGATGATCAACTCAGTATCACCGAAATGTACAGTGATGGCTCAAATATAAAAAAAACCTATCCTGTAAAAGAACTTTAATTATTTCAGTAATAGTCATGCAATCATAGAAAGCTGTTGATTTACTAATTGCAAAAATGAGAAATGACATTTAGAGCGAAATTCCCGCGCCATTTCTAGCGCAGGGATTTCACCCAGAAAAACAGCAAAGATTAGCGGTTAATTGAACGGGCGATACGGGAATAGGTGTGTCTAACACCGCGGATCACAATACTGTAATTCAAGATATTCTCCGGTAAGGCAATGCCGTTATACCCCGAATCACCAATATGATGTAAATCTGTTCCTGCCATTTTGCACATTAAGGCAATCTGGCGGATGGTTTGCAGGTCCGATCCTTCTTGGGATGTCCCAATCGCCGTCATCGTCATTACACGTTGTGAATGGCAATAACTCACCATTTTCTGCACAAATTCTGAGGATATTCCCGGAACGGTTCCCGGCGCTGGCAATAAAATAATATCCGCACCGCTCTCTATAAAGGAATGAATATCCTCTTCGGTAATTAATTGCTCAGCAGACGCATTGAGGACTCCCGCCGCATGCATTTTTCCCGTAATAAGAACGATATCTTCCCCCACCACCGCTTTAAGTTCTTTTAGACTTTGGTTGATTTCTTGGTTAGTCACACCATTGCCCGGATTTCCGGTCAGGACAATAATATCGACCCCCATCTCTTTTAATTTCAGGGCATTTTTGACGGTAGCCAAACGCCCTTCAGAGATTTTCCACTGTTTATCTTGATGGGGATTATTAAACCCTGCTGGAACAGGTTCCAAATTCACACCTATCGCACGTCCTGTTAAGTGCTTTAAGGTACGGATAATGTCATCAGGTGCAATGCCTTCTGGTAATCCCTGCATCACAGGATTATTCACATCAAAAACATTCAATAGCAAAATATCTGCGCCTTGGCTTGCTGCCAGTTCCGCATTAGTGACGTTCATCAAAACTGGTTGAATAGTCCCGATAGTTTCACTCACCAGTAATCGCCCTTCACTAGCTTTAATCGCTTCCAGTAAGTTTTTCTTGTTCATTTTTGCAATTTCAGAAGCGGAACAATCCAAATAACGTTTTTGCATCTCCAGCACCTCAATTTTATACCTAATGAATACCGATCAACGTATCGACTATAGCATGTGAAACACACGACGGTGTCTGAAGCAAATCACCTTTCTAATACTTATTTTTTATCACTAAAAAAGAAAGTATTAACACTTTGATTAATATTAAATTTAAATACATTCATAGCAAGGATTGGATATAAGCCTAAAACATTCTGCTTGTTTTTGAGTAATAGTAATGATTATCATTATGTTTCTAACTTCATTCAGGTAAGGATGTCACAATGAAATTCGCTTATCAGGCTGCCGTTTCGGGCTTAGCCTTATTCTCTCTATCCGCCTTTGCTCAAGAGTATCCTCTCGGTCACCCAGTCATTAAAAACGGCATGGAAATCCAAGGTGTTTATTTACAACCTATCACCATGGACACCGAAGAAGGTCATCACAAAATGGCTCACATGCCAGCGGATAAAGCCGACGTTCACTTAGAAGCCGATATTCATGCGGTAGAAGAGAACCCGAACGGCTTTGCAGAAGGCGATTGGATGCCTTACTTAACGGTCGAATATACCGTTACCAAACTAGGCGATAAGCCACAGACTCAATCAGGCACCTTTATGCCGATGGTGGCAAGCGATGGCCCTCACTACGGTGAAAATATTAAACTGAACGGTAATGGTAAATATCGCGTTACCTATAAAATTTACCCACCGTCACACAATCAACAAGCCGCTTTCGGTCGCCACATTGATAAAGAAACAGGGGTTGCTCCTTGGTTCGAACCGTTTGAAGTCTCTTGGGACTTTGACTATGCCGGCATAGGTCGCAAAGGCAGTTACTAATTTTTCAATGATGCGCTGAGGGCTTTCGCGGGGGTAATATTCCGCGCGAGCCCTTTTTCGCTAGTAAGGAACTCTCAATTTTCAATAAGTTTGAGCCAACAATGAAAACATTACTCAGCTTTTTACTGGTTTTTATTTGCGCATTACTTCCGCTATCAGCCTTAAGCGCCGAAAAATATACCGTTGAATTAGAAATGAAAAATGGGGATTTAATCCCACGCGTTCTGGAAGTGCCAGCGAAAACCATTATTCGTATCAAAATTACCAATACAGGCACTGAACCCGCAGAGTTTGAAAGTTTGCAACTGCGTAAAGAAAAAGTATTAGCCCCCGGTGCCAGTTCCGTTGTGGTTATTGCACCTTTAAAACCAGGTAGTTACACATTTTTCGACGATTTCCATCTGTCACATCCAAAAGGCGAGATCATCGCTAAAGAGTAGGATTCAACATGGGACAAGTTCTCTTTGTAGTTTGGCGCGAAAGTTTTGAAGCGCTATTAGTTATCGGCATCATTTATGCGTGGATCAAACGCCACCCAGACGCTCGCAATGGGATGAAATACCTGTGGGGCGGTGTTGGGCTTGGTATCGCCATGTCCATCTTACTCGCTCTACTGATTTATGGCGTATTCAATGTCCTTGATGACACAGGACAATCTATTTTCATGATAGTCATGGAGATCCTCGCCTGTATCTTGATTGTTCAAATGGTCTATTGGATGAACAAAAGCGGCGGCTCGATGAAAAAAGAGCTGGAATCGGGTATCAATCGTAATGCTGAACACCACAGTTGGTGGGGCGCAACCTTGATCATCGCTATCGCGATTGCCCGTGAAGGCAGCGAAATTGTCGTTTTCCTTTCCAGTTTCATCATGTCATTAACCGCTGAAAATGCTAACGAATTTATCTTTGAAGTTGCTGCGGGTATCGTTATTGCGGGCATGACTCTGTATGCCTTCTTATTAACTAACCGCATTATTTCATGGAAAATTTTCTTTAAAGTCACTGGCGTGATTTTACTGTTCCTCGCCCTCTCCTTATTACTCCGAGGTGTTGAAGAGATTTCAAACTTAATGATTGAGTTTGACTATCCAATTCCTGAATTTTTAATCTACCCTGCATGGGATACCAGCGCATTACTGGATGACTCCGGTGTGGTTGGCAACTTTATCTCATCATTCTTTGCATATCGTTCACAGCCAATTTGGCTCAGTGTTATCACCTTTGTTGTCTATTGGATTGTGATCCTCGCACTGTTTGTTTGGAGCAAAAAACATGCCGCTAAACGGAACTTACAAAATGCGTAAAATCACCCGCTTAGCCATTGGCGTAATCGTCGCTTCACTCGTGGCATCTACCGCCTATGGCAAAGCCCTACGTTCCCCTGTGCAAACAGGGGACAACATCATTATTGCGAAGGGGGATATTCCCACCCCTGAAAAATATCAGCCCGCCATTCAAGAATACTTATCTTTCGTCAACAAGGAGTTAAGTGAAATGGTGGAGCAATTAGAAAAGCTCAATCAAAGTGTGCAAAAAGGCCAATTAGCGCAGGCGAAAGCGGCCTATATACAAGCCCACCAGCACTATGAAACAGTGCGTCCGGTCATTGTGTTATTTGGTAATACTGACCGAACCATCAACCCTCGTGCGGATTATTTTCTGGATAAAGAAAAAGATTACCGCTTCGTGGGATTTCACTTAGTTGAACACCTTTTATTTGCCAAACAAGATCTCAAAGCGGCGCTGCCAGCGTCTGATGAGCTGTTATTAAAAGGGAAAGATTTACAAAAACGTGTCCTGACCGAAACCATTGAAATTCCGAAATTGGTGCAAGCTTCCGCCGATTTTATGGAGATGATCCTCGAAACAAAACTGTCAGGACAAGAGAATATTTATAGTCTCTCTGACCTGTCGGATATGGCGGCAAATGCCAAGGGTTCTCAAGCCATCATCGAGGTGATCAGCCCGTTTATTGAATCCAAAACCCTTGATCAGATAAAAGAAAATGATCAGAAAATTAATAAAATAGTGCAGTCATATCAATTAGCTAAAGGTCAATACGCTCCTTATAGCCAACTAAAACAACAAGACAAAATGGCGCTCTATTCCCTGTTAACGCAACAAGCTGAACTGCTCGCCACATTACGCGCTCAGTTAGATGTTGATGTTTACTATAAATATTAAGGCATAAATTTATGCAAGCTAAACTAAAAAGCGAGTCACAACCTTTGGGGTTTTCTCAATCGAAAGTATCTCGCCGCCATGCGCTAAAAACCTTAGTCATGGGGGGCGCTATCCTTGCCGCACCCGCCCTCAGCGCTAAAGCATCCATTGCGGATTGCGGGCTGACCTATGACAAAAGCATCAATTATTTAGGTTCACACCAAGCGGGCGTGCTAACCCCAGAACAGAAAAATGCCTCGTTTATCGCTTTTCGAATCACATCAACGACCCTTGATGAGCTTCAAGCACTGTTCACGGTATTAACTCAACGCATTGCCTTTCTGACCCAAGTACAAAAATCTACGCCAAATCAGAATGATAAAATGCCTCCCGCAGAGTCTGGGATTTTAGGCACACTCATTCAGCCTGATGCCCTAAGTGTCACAGTTTCCTTAGGAGATAGCTTATTTGATTCACGCTTTGGGTTAGAAAAGCTTAAACCGAGCCAATTGGTGGAAATGACCAGCTTCCCGAACGACCGTTTAGAAGATAAATGGTGTGGTGGTGA
The Providencia alcalifaciens DNA segment above includes these coding regions:
- a CDS encoding response regulator transcription factor — protein: MNSAIHVIVKNDNVFKNKLKSKMESFDFIFKFYNDEEVFISTYTYPKEENAKDCVLLFVGNNSNHINKLKNLTQSLAVVPVIVIAEEPSAALCRDCFKAGAFDFYAFPFDDRVFLSAIQGANEHFDKQNENHKKYIYLADKFDRLSAREREIMDMILDGNTSRETAEKLSLSPRTVEVHRSNIYTKLGIKSLPQLIQEYEYINTYSENT
- a CDS encoding helix-turn-helix domain-containing protein; the encoded protein is MTIDFTIPKLAQLTEKSSCSINPELLIQLASEAITSGLSPIHDFDIEGMLLDKYGQTLWSNRKSDSSAMLPSWIFSQIQVTSLDDQPINSQGHTYYFAPIYDETRLLATLVLRGESSSSNILLALTLTLGREISEKLKCHFYWQKLSEKTHGHNLFHDLNIHEVEKALIIEAALAYGGKIQEMHQALNMGRTTLWRKLKQYQIDIREYKL
- the rimO gene encoding 30S ribosomal protein S12 methylthiotransferase RimO produces the protein MSQNTNSVPKIGFVSLGCPKNLVDSERILTELRTDGYQVVPSYDDADLVIVNTCGFIDSAVQESLEAIGEALNENGKVIVTGCLGAKENQIREVHPKVLEITGPHSYEQVLNHVHHYVPKPEHDPFFSLVPEQGVKLTPKHYAYLKISEGCNHRCTFCIIPSMRGDLDSRAIGDVLNEAKRLVESGVKELLVISQDTSAYGVDVKHRTGFWDGQPVKTSMVGLCEQLASMGVWIRLHYVYPYPHVDDVIPLMAEGKVLPYLDIPLQHASPKILKLMKRPGAVERTLERIKRWREICPELTLRSTFIVGFPGETEEDFQMLLDFLQEARLDRVGCFKYSPVEGAKANELADQVPEEVKEERYHRFMQLQQEISTQRLQEKVGRELLVIIDEVDDEGAVGRSMADAPEIDGMVYLNGEFDVKAGDIVKVLIEHADEYDLWGTVVTE
- a CDS encoding haloacid dehalogenase-like hydrolase codes for the protein MQKRYLDCSASEIAKMNKKNLLEAIKASEGRLLVSETIGTIQPVLMNVTNAELAASQGADILLLNVFDVNNPVMQGLPEGIAPDDIIRTLKHLTGRAIGVNLEPVPAGFNNPHQDKQWKISEGRLATVKNALKLKEMGVDIIVLTGNPGNGVTNQEINQSLKELKAVVGEDIVLITGKMHAAGVLNASAEQLITEEDIHSFIESGADIILLPAPGTVPGISSEFVQKMVSYCHSQRVMTMTAIGTSQEGSDLQTIRQIALMCKMAGTDLHHIGDSGYNGIALPENILNYSIVIRGVRHTYSRIARSINR
- a CDS encoding iron transporter, with amino-acid sequence MKFAYQAAVSGLALFSLSAFAQEYPLGHPVIKNGMEIQGVYLQPITMDTEEGHHKMAHMPADKADVHLEADIHAVEENPNGFAEGDWMPYLTVEYTVTKLGDKPQTQSGTFMPMVASDGPHYGENIKLNGNGKYRVTYKIYPPSHNQQAAFGRHIDKETGVAPWFEPFEVSWDFDYAGIGRKGSY
- a CDS encoding cupredoxin domain-containing protein, whose translation is MKTLLSFLLVFICALLPLSALSAEKYTVELEMKNGDLIPRVLEVPAKTIIRIKITNTGTEPAEFESLQLRKEKVLAPGASSVVVIAPLKPGSYTFFDDFHLSHPKGEIIAKE
- a CDS encoding FTR1 family iron permease, which translates into the protein MGQVLFVVWRESFEALLVIGIIYAWIKRHPDARNGMKYLWGGVGLGIAMSILLALLIYGVFNVLDDTGQSIFMIVMEILACILIVQMVYWMNKSGGSMKKELESGINRNAEHHSWWGATLIIAIAIAREGSEIVVFLSSFIMSLTAENANEFIFEVAAGIVIAGMTLYAFLLTNRIISWKIFFKVTGVILLFLALSLLLRGVEEISNLMIEFDYPIPEFLIYPAWDTSALLDDSGVVGNFISSFFAYRSQPIWLSVITFVVYWIVILALFVWSKKHAAKRNLQNA
- a CDS encoding EfeM/EfeO family lipoprotein; this translates as MRKITRLAIGVIVASLVASTAYGKALRSPVQTGDNIIIAKGDIPTPEKYQPAIQEYLSFVNKELSEMVEQLEKLNQSVQKGQLAQAKAAYIQAHQHYETVRPVIVLFGNTDRTINPRADYFLDKEKDYRFVGFHLVEHLLFAKQDLKAALPASDELLLKGKDLQKRVLTETIEIPKLVQASADFMEMILETKLSGQENIYSLSDLSDMAANAKGSQAIIEVISPFIESKTLDQIKENDQKINKIVQSYQLAKGQYAPYSQLKQQDKMALYSLLTQQAELLATLRAQLDVDVYYKY